From the Nitrobacter hamburgensis X14 genome, one window contains:
- a CDS encoding carbonic anhydrase family protein: protein MLNRRLFCQCASLALFAGASSESARAEPAECAVFTPDRQKHISPNEAIARLKAGNDRFVGGTTVNCDLMAQVRETAKKQAPFAAIVGCIDSRVPPELVFDQRIGDVFCARIAGNFINDDIIGSLEFATEVSGARAIVVLGHSSCGAIKGAIDGVRLGHLTGALAHIRPAVSATKAVGKPSSKNDAFVRAVAETNARMAAVALTERSPILKALAAKGELHIAAAMHDLATGRVSWLS from the coding sequence ATGCTGAACCGCCGTTTGTTCTGCCAGTGTGCTTCGCTTGCCCTGTTTGCCGGCGCTTCGTCCGAAAGCGCGCGCGCCGAACCCGCGGAATGTGCGGTGTTCACGCCTGACCGGCAGAAGCACATCAGTCCCAATGAGGCAATCGCACGACTCAAGGCCGGCAATGATCGTTTTGTCGGCGGCACGACCGTCAATTGCGATCTGATGGCGCAGGTTCGCGAAACCGCGAAGAAGCAGGCGCCGTTTGCGGCCATCGTCGGCTGCATCGATTCGCGGGTACCGCCCGAACTGGTGTTCGACCAGCGCATCGGCGATGTGTTCTGCGCCCGTATCGCCGGCAACTTCATCAACGATGACATCATCGGCAGTCTGGAATTTGCCACCGAGGTCTCCGGCGCGCGCGCCATTGTGGTGCTCGGGCACTCCAGTTGCGGTGCGATCAAGGGCGCGATCGACGGGGTCAGGCTCGGCCATTTGACCGGCGCGCTCGCCCACATCCGGCCCGCGGTCTCGGCCACCAAGGCCGTCGGCAAGCCTTCATCGAAAAACGACGCCTTTGTCCGGGCGGTGGCCGAGACCAATGCCCGCATGGCAGCAGTGGCGCTCACGGAGCGGAGCCCGATCCTGAAAGCGCTGGCGGCGAAGGGCGAGTTGCATATCGCGGCGGCCATGCATGATCTCGCCACCGGACGCGTGAGCTGGTTGAGCTGA
- a CDS encoding PAS domain-containing protein, whose translation MDASSVAVALLHSSADAIIAADRDGNITFWNPGAVRIFGFTADEATGRSLDLIIPEKQRARHWAGYREVMRTGQSRYSGGDILAVPALRKDGRRISLEFTIVPVKDAAGRMTGLVSVLRDVTARFEEIRELRRKAAAAPQT comes from the coding sequence ATGGACGCATCGTCGGTCGCCGTCGCCTTGCTGCATTCGTCCGCGGACGCGATCATCGCAGCCGATCGCGACGGCAACATCACGTTCTGGAATCCCGGCGCTGTCAGGATCTTCGGCTTCACCGCCGACGAGGCGACCGGCCGGTCGCTGGATCTGATCATTCCGGAAAAACAGCGCGCCCGGCACTGGGCCGGATATCGCGAGGTGATGCGGACCGGGCAGAGCCGCTACAGCGGCGGCGATATTCTCGCCGTTCCCGCGCTTCGCAAGGATGGACGGCGCATCTCGCTCGAATTCACCATCGTGCCGGTGAAGGACGCCGCCGGCCGCATGACCGGGTTGGTGTCGGTGCTGCGCGACGTCACCGCCCGTTTCGAGGAAATCCGCGAATTGCGCCGCAAGGCCGCCGCCGCCCCGCAAACCTGA